A section of the Castanea sativa cultivar Marrone di Chiusa Pesio chromosome 12, ASM4071231v1 genome encodes:
- the LOC142620192 gene encoding uncharacterized protein LOC142620192 produces the protein MPTDNTQLHAKTPKKKKNKREKRLKDLCKSDSATLQQPHPKQSMARSEIGDGKIGIRTSGNFKVFQFTRNEFYLESKSTIVVAFATRTLQLAPVPFSCCSHISCCGGYCKCFGSALVKSKWVCSSSRRIAVGLGLDLGALNWYLEKNIRRVGADGYSRISLFHGHGLKPLEAKLVNFEPQELISKITLQEGKDGSETCALESTVQVGSIADDKYMKSLPLPPRDIVCAFNYNCCCLHKRVELVLYFKHVLDTLSKKGGIFVMDLYGGTSPGHKLRLQTSLYDSNHH, from the exons ATGCCAACTGACAACACGCAACTGCACGCCAagacacccaaaaaaaagaaaaacaaaagagaaaagcgACTAAAGGACCTCTGCAAAAGTGACTCAGCAACGCTACAACAGCCACACCCAAAGCAGTCTATGGCCAGATCGGAGATTGGCGACGGCAAGATTGGGATAAGAACCTCAGGCAACTTCAAGGTATTtca GTTCACGCGCAATGAATTTTACTTAGAATCCAAGTCCACCATCGTCGTCGCATTCGCCACCAGAACTCTCCAG CTAGCCCCAGTTCCTTTCAGCTGTTGCAGTCACATCTCTTGCTGTGGCGGCTACTGTAAATGCTTTGGTTCTGCCCTAGTTAAATCAA AATGGGTTTGCAGTAGTTCAAGAAGGATTGCTGTGGGATTGGGTTTGGACCTTGGGGCTCTAAATTGGTACTTGGAGAAGAACATAAGAAGAGTTGGGGCTGATGGGTATTCTAGAATATCCCTCTTTCATGGCCATGGCTTGAAACCTCTTGAGGCCAAGCTAGTCAACTTTGAGCCTCAAGAACTGATAAGTAAAATTACACTGCAAGAGGGCAAAGATGGTTCTGAGACTTGCGCATTGGAATCTACTGTGCAAGTGGGATCTATTGCTGATGATAAGTACATGAAGAGTTTGCCACTGCCTCCTAGAGACATTGTTTGTGCATTTAACTATAACTGTTGTTGTCTCCATAAACGTGTAGAACTGGTTTTGTATTTTAAGCATGTCCTTGATACCTTGTCAAAGAAAGGTGGTATATTTGTGATGGATTTATATGGTGGGACATCACCAGGGCACAAGCTAAGACTTCAGACAAGCTTATATGACAGCAATCATCATTAA
- the LOC142620193 gene encoding wall-associated receptor kinase-like 22, with translation MQDIYECKDRALNRCGNSSICENIGGSYICREPSKGLSQLKLAILVICSSIGALFPLFITWSLYKVIKKRNKIKRKQKFFKRNGGLLSQQQLSSNENNVQKTKLFNSKELENAIDRFNENRILGKGGQGTVYKGMLIDGRIVAVKKCNTVDEGNLEQFVNEIIILSQINHRNVVKLLGYCLETEVPLLFYEYIPNGTLFQYLCRKNEQFPLLTWDMRLRIATEVAGDLSYLHSAASLFIYHRDIKSSNILLDDKYRTKVVDFGTSRSVAIDQTHLTTLVYGTFGYLDPEYFQTSQFTDKSNVYSFGVVLVELLTGEKPVSSTRSQEGRNLSTYFIHSLEENCLFDILDTQVKEGGNKDEIMAIVNLAKSCLHWNGKKRPSMIEIMMELEGVQKASSIEQNFEELEYIRNEETEPWNDIPISTSSSLKIGSASSSDALLLLSTKSI, from the exons ATGCAAG ATATTTATGAATGCAAAGACAGAGCACTCAATAGATGCGGCAACAGCTCAATTTGTGAGAATATAGGAGGCAGTTACATTTGCCGCGAGCCAAGCAAGGGGTTATCTCAATTGAAGTTAGCCATTTTag TTATTTGTTCAAGCATTGGGGCATTGTTTCCGCTCTTCATTACATGGTCATTATACAAagtgataaagaaaagaaacaaaatcaagCGTAAGCAAAAATTCTTCAAAAGAAATGGTGGTTTATTATCGCAACAACAATTAtcttcaaatgaaaataatgttcaaaagacaaaattattcaattcaaaGGAGTTGGAAAATGCAATTGATCGTTTCAATGAAAACAGAATACTTGGTAAGGGTGGACAAGGTACAGTTTATAAAGGAATGTTAATAGATGGAAGAATTGTGGCAGTTAAAAAGTGCAATACAGTGGATGAGGGAAATCTTGAACAATTTGTTAATGAGATTATCATTCTTTCACAAATCAACCATAGAAATGTGGTTAAACTACTCGGGTATTGTTTAGAGACAGAAGTTCCCTTGTTATTTTATGAATACATTCCCAACGGCACACTTTTTCAGTATCTCTGCAGGAAAAATGAACAGTTTCCATTACTAACATGGGACATGCGCTTAAGGATTGCCACAGAAGTTGCAGGAGATCTTTCGTACTTACACTCGGCAGCTTCACTATTCATTTACCATCGAGACATAAAATCTTCAAATATACTCCTTGATGACAAATATAGAACTAAAGTAGTGGACTTCGGGACTTCAAGATCAGTGGCCATTGACCAAACTCATTTAACCACTCTAGTATATGGTACTTTTGGGTATTTGGATCCAGAATACTTTCAAACAAGCCAATTTACAGATAAGAGTAATGTATATAGTTTTGGTGTAGTCCTTGTTGAGCTTTTGACCGGAGAAAAACCTGTTTCCTCAACAAGATCACAAGAAGGTCGGAATTTATCTAcatacttcattcattcattagAAGAGAATTGTCTCTTTGATATACTTGATACTCAAGTAAAGGAGGGTGGAAATAAAGATGAAATCATGGCAATTGTTAACCTTGCAAAAAGTTGTTTGCATTGGAATGGAAAGAAACGACCTTCGATGATAGAGATCATGATGGAGTTGGAGGGAGTTCAAAAAGCTTCTtctattgaacaaaattttgaagaacttgaatatattagAAACGAAGAAACAGAGCCTTGGAATGATATTCCTATTTCAACAAGTTCAAGTTTAAAAATTGGCTCAGCTTCATCGTCAGACGCCTTACTACTTTTATCTACCAAatcaatttga